The following DNA comes from Fusobacterium sp. DD2.
ATTTTTTCTAATAAAGTTTTTCCAGCTTTAAATTTAACAGCTTTTTTAGCTTCGATTTGGATAGCTTCTCCAGTTTTTGGGTTTCTTCCCATTCTAGCAGCTTTTTCTACAACTTCGAATTTTCCCCATCCGATAAAGTTTAATTCTTCACCAGAT
Coding sequences within:
- a CDS encoding HU family DNA-binding protein — translated: MTKKDFTKMLFEKGIFASKAEAERKFEAILGSIEEVLQSGEELNFIGWGKFEVVEKAARMGRNPKTGEAIQIEAKKAVKFKAGKTLLEKMN